One genomic window of Magnolia sinica isolate HGM2019 chromosome 3, MsV1, whole genome shotgun sequence includes the following:
- the LOC131239182 gene encoding UPF0664 stress-induced protein C29B12.11c, producing the protein MAVNPQLFANGMPVPFVNEMFVLSRDGVELNVDKIPGANGGNVNVKGTIYLSNIRMVFVANKPVGSFVAFDMPLLYVHGEKFNQPIFFCNNISGLVEPVVPEDQHRALYSTHSFKILFKEGGCGTFVPLFFNLIASVRQYNQHSSYPLPDALPRVDPLQAAQTPVDEMMQHAYVDPNDPTRIFLQQPTSESQLRRRAYHSQPAEQSI; encoded by the exons aTGGCTGTGAACCCTCAACTGTTTGCAAATGGGATGCCGGTCCCTTTCGTCAACGAAATGTTCGTCTTGTCCCGCGATGGCGTTGAGTTAAATGTCGACAAGATCcctgg AGCTAATGGGGGTAATGTCAACGTAAAGGGGACCATTTACTTGTCAAATATACGCATGGTGTTCGTTGCAAATAAACCTGTTGGGAGCTTTGTCGCTTTTGACATGCCACTG CTTTATGTGCATGGTGAAAAATTTAACCAGCCAATATTCTTCTGCAATAATATATCTGGTCTTGTGGAGCCA GTAGTTCCAGAAGATCAGCACAGGGCCCTCTATTCCACTCACTCCTTTAAGATTTTGTTCAAGGAAGGTGGCTGTGGAACCTTTGTCCCACTCTTTTTTAATTTGATTGCTTCTGTGAGACAGTACAATCAACATTCCTCTTATCCTTTACCTGACGCTTTGCCACGCGTGGATCCTTTACAAGCAGCTCAAACTCCCGTGGATGAAATGATGCAGCATGC ATATGTGGATCCTAACGATCCTACGAGAATATTCTTGCAGCAGCCGACATCAGAATCTCAACTGAGGCGGCGTGCTTACCATTCCCAACCTGCAGAACAGTCGATATGA